In a genomic window of Bifidobacteriaceae bacterium:
- the pstA gene encoding phosphate ABC transporter permease PstA, producing the protein MTLTLTRRETSADAATTLRASRPTWRRRSKNALATGAVVGAAVLTAVPLTLVIWAAIQRGSERLDLALFSNSMRGVVGQGGGLLHALTGTLLITAATAAIAIPLGVSAAIYLTEYGDQTRLASLTRRAVDIMVSIPSIVAGLAAYALFSLLLGPGTRSGLAGAVALAMIMIPVVVRASEEVLRLVPGDLREAGLALGSPRWRVIRKIVLPTALPGLTAGAVLGVARIIGETAPLLLVAGFTDAMNYNLAEGRMATLPVFIYTQWSSKGLDTAAYDQRAWAGALVLMAVVVALQLAARALPPQIAKLRRNR; encoded by the coding sequence GTGACGTTGACGTTGACCCGGCGAGAAACGTCCGCCGATGCCGCCACGACACTTCGCGCCTCCCGCCCGACTTGGCGCCGCCGGAGCAAGAACGCGCTGGCCACCGGCGCGGTGGTGGGCGCGGCCGTGCTCACGGCCGTGCCCCTGACGCTGGTCATCTGGGCGGCGATCCAACGGGGCAGCGAGCGTCTCGACTTGGCTTTGTTCAGCAACTCGATGCGCGGCGTGGTGGGACAGGGCGGCGGTTTGCTGCACGCCCTCACCGGCACGCTCCTGATCACGGCCGCGACCGCCGCGATCGCGATCCCGTTGGGCGTGAGCGCGGCCATCTACCTCACCGAATACGGCGACCAAACCCGGTTGGCGTCGCTCACGCGCCGAGCCGTGGACATTATGGTGTCCATCCCGTCCATTGTGGCGGGTCTGGCCGCCTACGCCTTGTTTTCCCTGCTCCTCGGACCGGGCACGCGCTCCGGCCTGGCCGGCGCGGTCGCCTTGGCCATGATCATGATCCCGGTGGTGGTGCGCGCTTCGGAGGAGGTGCTCCGGTTGGTGCCCGGCGACTTGCGGGAGGCGGGGCTGGCGCTCGGGTCGCCGCGCTGGCGGGTGATCCGCAAGATCGTCCTGCCGACAGCCTTGCCCGGCCTGACGGCCGGGGCGGTGCTCGGGGTGGCCCGAATCATCGGCGAAACGGCGCCGCTGCTGCTGGTGGCGGGCTTCACGGACGCCATGAACTACAACCTGGCGGAGGGGCGCATGGCCACCCTGCCGGTCTTCATCTACACGCAATGGTCTTCCAAGGGCCTGGACACGGCCGCCTACGACCAGCGCGCCTGGGCGGGCGCCCTGGTGTTGATGGCCGTGGTGGTGGCGCTGCAACTCGCCGCCCGCGCCTTACCCCCGCAAATCGCCAAACTGAGGAGAAATCGATGA
- the rplQ gene encoding 50S ribosomal protein L17 has product MPTPTKGARLGGGPAHERLILANLATQLFEHHSITTTLAKARRLRPQAERLITFAKRGDLAARRRVMRTIRDKSVVHFLFTEIGPAMADRPGGYTRIVKLNPRKGDSAPMAVIELVMDPVQPKAKKKKAAAAREAAGDDTAADAVDQDAPEGSDAEVAEAADVSNADAADAADPLEGVEPDPEGAVESAEPLAEANESPEVGDMADSAELLQEQAEEDAIKAELARDPKDDEA; this is encoded by the coding sequence ATGCCTACTCCGACCAAGGGAGCCCGGCTGGGCGGCGGTCCGGCGCACGAGCGGCTGATTCTGGCCAATCTGGCCACGCAGCTCTTTGAACACCATTCGATCACGACAACGCTGGCCAAGGCCAGGCGGCTGCGGCCGCAGGCCGAGCGGCTGATCACCTTCGCCAAGCGCGGGGATTTGGCCGCGCGGCGCCGCGTCATGCGGACCATCCGCGACAAGTCCGTGGTCCATTTCCTGTTCACGGAGATCGGCCCGGCGATGGCCGACCGCCCGGGCGGTTACACCCGCATTGTCAAGCTGAACCCCCGCAAGGGCGACAGCGCGCCGATGGCCGTGATCGAGTTGGTCATGGACCCGGTCCAGCCGAAGGCCAAGAAGAAGAAGGCCGCCGCGGCCCGCGAGGCGGCAGGCGACGACACGGCCGCCGATGCCGTCGACCAGGACGCGCCCGAGGGTTCCGACGCCGAGGTGGCCGAGGCAGCCGACGTGTCGAACGCTGACGCGGCCGATGCGGCCGACCCTCTGGAGGGCGTGGAGCCGGACCCCGAAGGGGCGGTCGAATCGGCCGAGCCTTTGGCCGAGGCGAACGAGTCGCCCGAGGTGGGAGACATGGCGGACTCGGCCGAACTCCTTCAGGAGCAGGCCGAAGAAGACGCCATCAAGGCCGAGTTGGCACGGGATCCGAAGGACGACGAGGCCTGA
- the pstC gene encoding phosphate ABC transporter permease subunit PstC produces the protein MNASALELAPAAGRVHGGIPAGVGASGERGFRGAMRGAAIAVALVLAGVLTFLVIKGGPAFFAGAGDLPAHATDFFSLAAPLAFGSAWVAVIALAFAALPAIGVALASTIYAPSPRFGRFLGAVLDLLAAVPSVVFGLWGLMVLAPAMVPLYEWLHGHLGWLPFFSGDPSVTGRTVLTAGLVVAVMILPIMAAMCRESFALTPPPLIEAAYALGATRWEMVRTAVLPVARSGIVAGGMLGLGRALGETMAVAMVLSATPGLISVNLISSENPPTIAAFIASAFPESTGSKVSALIGLGLVLFAISLVVSIVGRRFAKKGVAK, from the coding sequence TTGAACGCATCGGCTCTTGAGCTAGCCCCAGCCGCCGGCCGGGTCCACGGGGGGATCCCGGCCGGCGTGGGCGCGTCCGGGGAACGCGGTTTCCGGGGCGCGATGAGGGGGGCGGCCATCGCTGTCGCGCTCGTGTTGGCCGGAGTCCTGACCTTCCTGGTGATCAAGGGCGGGCCGGCTTTCTTCGCGGGCGCGGGCGACCTGCCCGCCCATGCGACTGACTTCTTCTCCCTGGCCGCGCCCTTGGCGTTCGGATCGGCCTGGGTCGCGGTGATCGCCTTGGCCTTCGCCGCGCTGCCCGCGATCGGAGTGGCCCTGGCCTCGACGATCTACGCCCCGTCTCCCCGCTTTGGGCGGTTCTTGGGCGCGGTCCTGGACTTGCTCGCGGCCGTACCCTCGGTGGTTTTCGGCCTGTGGGGGTTGATGGTTCTAGCCCCGGCCATGGTCCCGCTCTATGAGTGGCTGCACGGCCATCTGGGCTGGTTGCCCTTCTTCTCCGGCGACCCGTCGGTGACCGGACGGACGGTCCTGACGGCCGGTCTGGTGGTAGCGGTGATGATTCTGCCGATCATGGCGGCGATGTGCCGCGAAAGCTTCGCCCTCACCCCGCCCCCCCTGATCGAGGCCGCCTACGCCCTGGGTGCGACCCGTTGGGAGATGGTCCGCACGGCCGTGCTGCCCGTCGCCCGCTCGGGGATCGTGGCCGGGGGCATGCTGGGATTGGGCCGGGCGCTCGGCGAGACGATGGCGGTCGCCATGGTCCTCAGCGCCACACCCGGTCTGATCTCGGTCAACCTGATCTCCTCGGAGAATCCGCCCACCATCGCCGCGTTCATCGCGTCGGCCTTCCCGGAGTCGACCGGCTCCAAGGTCAGCGCCCTGATTGGGCTTGGGCTAGTGCTGTTCGCCATCTCGTTGGTGGTCTCGATTGTCGGCCGCCGCTTCGCCAAGAAGGGGGTGGCCAAGTGA
- the pstB gene encoding phosphate ABC transporter ATP-binding protein PstB — MSIDTVSCYYGSHLAVADVSLEIPGRAVTAFIGPSGCGKSTLLRAINRMHEVIPGARAVGSVKLDGVDLYSKGIDPVSVRSKVGMVFQKPNPFPAMSIKDNVLAGLIIRGARPRGEAADELVERCLTRAHLWDEVKDRLKKSGDSLSGGQQQRLCIARAIAVQPDVVLMDEPCSALDPISTLAIEELMRDLARDYTVVVVTHNMAQANRISDVTAFFSLASAGQPGRLVESGPTAEIFSAPKVTATRDYIDGRFG, encoded by the coding sequence ATGTCGATCGACACTGTCTCTTGCTATTACGGGTCGCATTTGGCCGTGGCCGACGTGTCCTTGGAAATACCGGGACGCGCTGTGACCGCCTTCATTGGCCCGTCGGGCTGCGGCAAGTCGACCTTGCTGCGGGCGATCAACCGCATGCACGAGGTCATCCCCGGAGCGCGGGCGGTCGGCTCCGTCAAACTGGACGGAGTGGACCTCTACAGCAAGGGGATCGACCCGGTCTCGGTCCGCTCCAAGGTCGGCATGGTCTTCCAGAAGCCGAACCCGTTCCCAGCCATGTCGATCAAGGACAACGTTCTAGCCGGGCTGATCATCCGGGGCGCCCGCCCCAGGGGAGAGGCCGCCGACGAGCTGGTGGAGCGGTGCTTGACCAGGGCGCACCTGTGGGACGAGGTCAAGGACAGGCTGAAGAAGTCCGGCGACTCGCTGTCCGGCGGGCAGCAGCAGCGGCTTTGCATAGCCCGCGCGATCGCCGTCCAACCGGACGTGGTGCTGATGGACGAACCGTGCTCCGCCCTGGACCCGATCTCCACCCTGGCGATCGAGGAGTTGATGCGGGACTTGGCCCGCGACTACACGGTGGTGGTGGTGACGCACAACATGGCCCAAGCCAACCGGATCTCCGACGTGACGGCGTTCTTCTCGCTGGCCAGCGCCGGACAGCCGGGCCGCCTGGTCGAATCCGGTCCCACGGCCGAAATCTTCTCCGCCCCGAAGGTGACCGCCACCAGGGATTACATTGACGGCCGGTTTGGCTGA
- a CDS encoding phosphate ABC transporter substrate-binding protein PstS: MKLGNAKKVAATATAAGVILAALAGCAANEDQPGGGAAGNSSGPAQEQLTGELNGAGASSQSAAQEAWRAGFVGLQNGVTVNYEPAGSGPGREQFTAGGLGFVGTDAPFKADEAQGGHASCAADSALVEVPVYISPIVVAFNLEGVDSLNLAPNVIADIFTGKIANWNDPAIAKDNPDAQLPDLKISPVHRSDKSGTTGNFTDYLAATAPEAWTAGETEEWPEAGGEGAEKTQGMVGALTAGNGTIGYVDAGQAKALSWASIKVADQWVKASPEGAAKAVSESSLETGRGEGDVVYELNRTTEAAGAYPLILVSYLVACEKYQDANTAKLVSAYFKYVTSDAGQQAAAANAGSAPLTSEEGLSAKVSAAVERIGS; this comes from the coding sequence ATGAAGCTAGGCAATGCGAAGAAGGTGGCCGCCACGGCCACCGCCGCAGGCGTGATCTTGGCCGCGTTGGCTGGATGCGCCGCGAATGAAGACCAGCCGGGCGGCGGGGCCGCCGGCAACTCGTCCGGTCCCGCCCAAGAACAACTCACGGGCGAGCTGAACGGCGCGGGGGCCTCCTCCCAGAGCGCCGCCCAAGAAGCGTGGCGGGCCGGCTTTGTCGGTCTCCAGAACGGCGTCACCGTGAATTACGAGCCAGCGGGCTCCGGCCCCGGCCGCGAGCAGTTCACGGCTGGCGGCCTGGGCTTTGTCGGCACGGACGCCCCGTTCAAAGCGGATGAGGCCCAGGGCGGACATGCCTCCTGCGCCGCCGATTCGGCCTTGGTCGAGGTGCCGGTCTACATCTCGCCGATTGTGGTGGCCTTCAACTTGGAGGGAGTCGACTCCCTCAACCTGGCGCCAAACGTGATAGCGGACATCTTCACCGGGAAGATCGCCAACTGGAACGACCCGGCCATCGCCAAGGACAACCCCGACGCCCAGTTGCCGGATCTCAAGATCAGCCCGGTCCACCGGTCCGACAAGTCGGGGACCACCGGGAACTTCACCGACTACCTGGCCGCGACCGCGCCGGAGGCGTGGACCGCCGGGGAGACCGAGGAGTGGCCTGAGGCCGGCGGCGAAGGCGCGGAGAAAACCCAGGGCATGGTCGGAGCGCTGACCGCCGGCAACGGCACCATCGGCTACGTGGACGCGGGCCAGGCCAAGGCGCTGAGCTGGGCGTCCATCAAGGTGGCGGACCAGTGGGTCAAAGCCTCGCCGGAGGGGGCCGCCAAAGCCGTCTCCGAGTCAAGCCTGGAGACCGGCCGGGGCGAAGGCGACGTGGTCTACGAATTGAACCGCACCACCGAGGCGGCGGGCGCCTACCCGCTGATCCTGGTCAGCTACCTGGTCGCGTGTGAAAAGTACCAAGACGCCAACACCGCCAAGCTGGTGTCCGCCTACTTCAAGTACGTCACCTCGGACGCGGGCCAGCAGGCCGCCGCCGCGAACGCCGGTTCGGCGCCGCTGACCTCCGAGGAGGGCCTCAGCGCGAAAGTGAGCGCGGCGGTTGAACGCATCGGCTCTTGA
- a CDS encoding DNA-directed RNA polymerase subunit alpha has product MLIAQRPTLTEEPVSQFRSRFVIEPLEPGFGYTLGNSLRRTLLSSIPGSAVTSIRIDGVLHEFSTVPGVKEDVTEIILSLKNLVVSSEHDSPVVMYLRKQGPGEVTAADITPPAGVEVHNLDLHIATLNAKGKLEIELTVERGRGYVSAVQNKSIDAEIGRIPIDSIYSPVLKVGYKVEATRVEQHTDFDRLIIDVETKKAITPRSAMASAGKTLTELFGLARELNPEAEGVEIGPSPTDAALAADLALPVEDLDLTIRSYNCLKREGIHTVGELVARSEEDLLDIRNFGAKSINEVKEKLTSLGLSLKDSPLEFDSIGLGTTPEFSEDDASF; this is encoded by the coding sequence GTGCTAATCGCACAACGACCCACTCTGACCGAAGAGCCGGTTTCCCAGTTCCGGTCGCGTTTTGTCATTGAGCCCCTGGAGCCGGGTTTCGGCTACACCCTGGGAAACTCGCTGAGGCGGACTTTGCTGTCCTCGATCCCCGGTTCGGCGGTGACGTCGATCCGGATTGACGGCGTGCTCCACGAGTTTTCCACGGTGCCGGGCGTGAAAGAGGATGTCACCGAGATCATCCTGTCCCTGAAGAACCTGGTGGTCTCCTCGGAGCATGACAGCCCCGTGGTGATGTACCTGCGCAAACAGGGTCCGGGCGAGGTGACCGCCGCTGACATCACCCCGCCGGCCGGCGTGGAGGTCCACAACCTGGACCTGCACATCGCCACGCTGAACGCCAAGGGCAAGCTGGAGATCGAACTGACGGTTGAGCGCGGGCGGGGCTATGTCTCGGCCGTGCAGAACAAGTCGATCGACGCGGAGATCGGGCGCATCCCGATCGACTCGATCTATTCGCCCGTCCTAAAGGTGGGCTACAAGGTCGAGGCCACCCGCGTGGAGCAGCACACGGACTTCGACCGCTTGATCATTGACGTTGAGACCAAGAAGGCCATCACGCCGCGCAGCGCCATGGCCTCGGCCGGCAAGACCCTGACCGAATTGTTCGGGCTTGCCCGCGAGCTCAACCCGGAGGCCGAAGGCGTGGAGATCGGGCCCAGCCCGACCGACGCGGCCCTGGCCGCCGATCTAGCCCTCCCGGTCGAAGACCTCGACCTGACCATCCGGTCCTACAACTGCCTCAAGCGCGAGGGGATCCACACCGTCGGTGAACTGGTGGCGCGCTCGGAGGAAGACTTGTTGGACATCCGCAATTTCGGCGCCAAGTCGATCAACGAGGTCAAGGAGAAGCTGACCTCGCTGGGGTTGTCGCTGAAGGATTCGCCGCTCGAGTTCGACTCGATTGGACTGGGCACCACGCCCGAGTTCAGCGAGGACGACGCCAGTTTCTGA